A genomic stretch from Helianthus annuus cultivar XRQ/B chromosome 1, HanXRQr2.0-SUNRISE, whole genome shotgun sequence includes:
- the LOC110910924 gene encoding uncharacterized protein LOC110910924, with product MTDGNRPPPVVVKDKSTTTLQCPILTETNYNIWAIRIKAVFKVHGIQQALEPGEKEVETKKDDMVVALLLQAIPEELVFQVAQFQTTKEIWEALKTRYVGVERVREAKLEQLENEFESLKMKETETVDSFAGRISQLVTKAASLGTTYENKKLTRKLLGSVTAKYVPIVASIEQFPDLKAMMFQKAIGRLKTFEDRIKGIESLAENQGNLMFANGESSSKSKSYENTRGGGRGGSSYRGRRQDQDDEGQDGSQSRDGQDHGSKKNQ from the coding sequence ATGACGGACGGGAATAGACCACCACCGGTTGTGGTTAAGGATAAAAGTACCACAACTTTACAATGTCCAATATTAACAGAAACTAATTACAATATTTGGGCGATTCGTATCAAGGCAGTATTCAAGGTTCATGGAATACAGCAAGCTTTAGAACCAGGCGAAAAGGAGGTAGAGACAAAAAAGGATGACATGGTAGTTGCACTTCTACTTCAGGCAATACCCGAAGAGCTCGTGTTTCAAGTAGCTCAGTTTCAGACTACAAAAGAAATTTGGGAAGCGTTGAAGACACGATATGTTGGGGTTGAACGGGTTCGAGAGGCAAAGCTTGAGCAACTGGAAAATGAGTTCGAATCCTTGAAGATGAAAGAAACAGAGACAGTTGATTCTTTCGCGGGCAGGATAAGTCAGTTGGTTACCAAAGCAGCCAGTTTGGGAACCACCTACGAAAACAAAAAGCTAACCAGAAAGTTATTAGGCTCTGTTACAGCTAAGTATGTTCCAATTGTCGCATCAATTGAACAATTCCCAGATTTGAAGGCCATGATGTTTCAGAAAGCGATCGGTAGACTGAAGACGTTCGAAGACAGGATTAAGGGTATCGAGTCTTTAGCAGAAAATCAAGGTAATCTAATGTTTGCCAATGGCGAGTCATCCTCGAAATCCAAATCCTATGAAAATACGCGTGGGGGTGGGCGAGGCGGTTCAAGTTACCGAGGCAGACGTCAAGACCAGGATGATGAGGGCCAAGATGGAAGTCAAAGTCGAGATGGTCAAGATCATGGGTCAAAGAAGAACCAATGA